One Ethanoligenens harbinense YUAN-3 genomic window carries:
- a CDS encoding PrkA family serine protein kinase, translated as MDFNQLLEEDRANREKRHFEGTLLDYLHIVEKNPDVAKLAHKRMYDIIVGKGVETIKPEENNRVKKLYGNESVKRYAFFKNDFFGIDKTIMKIVDYFYSASMQGEESRQVLYLVGPVGSGKSSLVEALKRALESSEPIYALKGCPMREDPLHLIPKHRREQFEELLGVKIEGDLCPVCRYRLKEEYHGEYERFPVVTTDFSIRARKGVGVVPPVDPNNQDTSVLTGSVDISKLDLYAEDDPRALSLNGAFNVGNRGIVEFIEVFKNDVEYLHTLITATQEKSIPSPGKGSMIYFDGIILAHSNESEWNRFKSDHTNEAILDRIVRVEVPYCLELNEESKIYEKILKKSRFRAHIAPHTIEVASMFAILTRLTPSAKVDPLTKLKIYNGEEIVEKGTTMRIDISELREEAGQREGLSGVSTRFIIKAIDNALSTSENGCINPLGVMESIIKSVKDLEISEDDKKRYLTLMQDTVRKEYHKMLEKEITKAFIHSFRDQAESLFNNYLDHAEAYVNKTKIKDASTGEILDPDEKFLRSIEEHIGISESSAKGFRQDVTSYMFYLMRKGETITYTCYEPLKDAIEKKLTQSVRELSRIITKAKIRDNEQDKKYNAMVEQLKANGYCDQCCDVILKYAANNLWKD; from the coding sequence ATGGATTTCAACCAATTGCTCGAGGAAGACCGCGCCAACCGGGAAAAGCGGCACTTTGAGGGGACTTTACTGGATTATTTGCATATAGTCGAGAAAAATCCGGACGTGGCAAAGCTGGCGCACAAACGGATGTATGACATCATCGTGGGCAAGGGCGTCGAAACCATCAAGCCAGAAGAAAACAACCGTGTCAAAAAGCTCTACGGCAACGAGAGTGTAAAACGCTATGCCTTTTTCAAAAACGATTTTTTCGGCATCGACAAAACCATCATGAAAATCGTGGACTATTTTTACTCCGCTTCCATGCAGGGTGAAGAATCCCGGCAGGTACTCTATCTGGTCGGGCCGGTCGGCTCCGGCAAATCTTCGCTGGTGGAGGCGCTCAAGCGGGCGCTGGAATCCAGCGAGCCGATCTACGCGCTAAAAGGCTGCCCCATGCGGGAGGACCCGCTGCACCTTATTCCCAAGCATCGGCGTGAACAATTTGAAGAACTGCTGGGCGTAAAGATCGAAGGGGACCTCTGCCCGGTCTGCCGCTACCGGCTCAAGGAAGAATACCACGGCGAATACGAGCGCTTCCCGGTGGTGACGACGGACTTCTCCATCCGGGCGCGCAAGGGCGTCGGCGTGGTGCCGCCGGTAGACCCGAACAACCAAGACACTTCGGTGCTGACCGGCAGTGTGGACATTTCAAAACTCGACCTCTATGCCGAGGATGACCCGCGCGCCCTCTCGCTCAACGGCGCGTTCAACGTGGGCAACCGCGGCATCGTCGAATTCATCGAGGTGTTCAAGAACGACGTGGAATACCTGCACACCCTCATCACGGCCACGCAGGAAAAATCCATCCCATCGCCGGGCAAAGGTTCGATGATCTACTTTGACGGCATCATCCTCGCGCACTCCAACGAATCCGAGTGGAACCGCTTCAAATCCGACCACACCAACGAAGCCATCCTCGACCGTATCGTCCGGGTGGAGGTACCCTATTGCCTGGAACTGAACGAAGAATCCAAAATCTATGAGAAGATTTTGAAAAAAAGCCGCTTCCGCGCCCACATCGCGCCGCACACCATCGAAGTCGCGTCCATGTTCGCCATCCTCACCCGCCTGACTCCCTCGGCCAAGGTGGACCCCCTGACCAAGCTGAAGATCTACAACGGCGAGGAGATCGTGGAAAAAGGCACCACCATGCGCATCGACATCAGCGAACTGCGCGAGGAGGCCGGCCAGCGTGAAGGCCTTTCCGGCGTATCCACACGGTTCATCATCAAGGCGATCGACAATGCGCTCTCCACTTCCGAAAACGGCTGCATCAACCCGCTCGGCGTGATGGAAAGCATCATCAAATCGGTGAAAGACCTGGAGATCAGCGAAGACGATAAAAAGCGCTACCTCACCCTGATGCAGGACACCGTGCGCAAGGAATATCACAAGATGTTAGAAAAAGAGATCACCAAGGCGTTCATCCACAGCTTCCGGGACCAAGCGGAAAGCCTGTTCAACAACTACCTTGACCACGCCGAAGCCTATGTCAACAAAACCAAGATCAAGGATGCGTCCACGGGCGAGATCCTTGACCCGGACGAAAAATTCTTGCGTTCCATCGAGGAGCATATCGGCATTTCGGAAAGCTCGGCCAAAGGATTTCGGCAAGACGTCACCTCGTATATGTTTTACCTGATGCGCAAGGGGGAAACCATCACCTACACCTGCTACGAGCCGCTGAAAGACGCCATCGAAAAGAAGCTGACCCAGTCTGTCCGGGAACTTTCACGCATCATCACAAAAGCAAAAATACGCGACAACGAGCAGGATAAGAAATACAACGCCATGGTGGAACAACTGAAAGCCAACGGCTACTGCGACCAGTGCTGCGATGTTATCCTAAAATACGCCGCGAACAATTTGTGGAAGGACTGA
- the mltG gene encoding endolytic transglycosylase MltG, which produces MLYKRLLAGCLAILFCLSAVSCGKPTHTASGSKTASPSSSVSSGTSSASGGSDTGASSQPAPSGTDSSASAAQPASSAPRVTVTVTIPEGFSVPQIAERLQANGVCSETDFLSAVNKYPFTEASLGAIPYDSSKMCFRLEGYLFPDTYQFYQNMKAQDAIGKMLANADSRIVGKYSFQTVILASIIEKEIPDPTGMKNVSSVFHNRLNDTKQFPYLGSDATVKYLTTYIHGVDTAMGSDLVDTYKYYYNTDNRVHGLPAGPICNPGLQALDAATNPANTNYLYFASDAGGNYTFSATPIPGAGS; this is translated from the coding sequence ATGTTGTATAAGCGCCTGCTTGCCGGCTGCTTGGCCATCCTGTTCTGCCTGTCCGCCGTTTCGTGCGGCAAACCGACACACACCGCGTCCGGTTCCAAAACGGCATCACCAAGTTCTTCCGTCTCTTCCGGCACTTCTTCCGCATCCGGCGGCTCGGACACAGGCGCGTCTTCCCAACCCGCGCCGTCCGGCACCGACAGCTCGGCATCCGCGGCACAGCCGGCCTCGTCTGCTCCTCGGGTCACCGTAACGGTTACCATCCCCGAAGGGTTCTCGGTACCGCAGATTGCAGAACGGCTGCAGGCAAACGGCGTTTGCAGCGAGACGGATTTCCTTTCCGCCGTCAACAAATACCCTTTCACCGAGGCCAGTCTGGGCGCCATCCCGTACGATTCCTCCAAAATGTGCTTCCGGCTGGAAGGCTACCTGTTCCCCGACACCTATCAATTCTACCAGAACATGAAGGCACAGGATGCCATCGGCAAAATGCTCGCCAACGCCGACAGCCGAATCGTAGGCAAATACAGTTTTCAAACCGTCATTCTTGCCTCCATCATTGAAAAGGAGATCCCGGACCCCACCGGCATGAAAAACGTTTCCTCCGTTTTCCATAACCGTCTGAACGACACCAAGCAGTTCCCTTATCTCGGTTCGGACGCCACCGTGAAATATCTCACAACGTATATCCACGGCGTGGATACGGCAATGGGCTCCGATCTGGTCGATACATACAAATATTATTACAACACCGACAACCGCGTACACGGCCTGCCTGCCGGCCCCATATGCAACCCCGGCCTACAGGCGCTGGACGCCGCGACCAACCCCGCAAACACCAATTATCTCTATTTTGCCTCGGACGCGGGAGGAAACTACACCTTTTCGGCCACGCCCATCCCCGGCGCAGGTTCCTGA
- a CDS encoding fructose bisphosphate aldolase, translating to MDQKQFDRIHTGKGFIAALDQSGGSTPKALLQYGIDTNKYHSDEEMFYLVHLMRTRIIKSPAFNSDSILGAILFENTLYRTIDDEPTADYLWNQKGVVPFLKVDQGLAGPENGVQLMKPITGLDNLLEQATQKHVFGTKMRSVILEANPQGIKAIVAQQFEVGKQIFAAGLIPILEPEVNIQSADKEASEALLKQEILDHLAVLDPQVKVMLKLSIPTRDDFYKDLMENEHVVRVVALSGGYSQKEANERLARNHGLIASFSRALSQGLTAWQTDAEFNRALADSIQAIYNASIT from the coding sequence ATGGATCAAAAGCAGTTCGACCGCATCCATACCGGGAAAGGGTTCATTGCCGCCCTGGACCAAAGCGGCGGCAGCACACCGAAAGCTCTCCTGCAATACGGCATTGATACGAACAAATACCACAGTGATGAGGAGATGTTCTATCTGGTGCATCTCATGCGGACGCGCATCATCAAGAGCCCCGCGTTCAATTCCGACTCTATTTTGGGTGCCATCCTGTTTGAAAATACCCTTTACCGCACTATCGACGACGAACCCACTGCGGATTACCTGTGGAATCAAAAGGGCGTTGTCCCGTTTCTGAAAGTCGATCAGGGCCTTGCCGGGCCGGAAAACGGCGTGCAGCTCATGAAGCCCATTACGGGGTTGGACAACCTGCTGGAGCAAGCCACTCAAAAGCACGTTTTCGGCACCAAGATGCGTTCTGTCATACTGGAAGCCAACCCGCAGGGCATCAAAGCCATCGTGGCGCAGCAATTCGAGGTCGGCAAACAGATTTTCGCCGCCGGTCTGATACCCATCCTGGAACCGGAAGTGAACATCCAGAGTGCCGACAAGGAAGCCTCCGAAGCCCTGTTAAAACAGGAAATCCTCGACCACCTCGCCGTGCTTGATCCACAGGTCAAGGTCATGCTCAAGCTTTCCATCCCCACCCGGGACGATTTTTACAAAGACCTGATGGAAAATGAGCATGTTGTGCGGGTGGTCGCGCTTTCAGGCGGATATTCCCAGAAAGAAGCCAATGAACGGCTGGCGCGCAACCACGGGCTGATTGCCAGCTTCTCCCGTGCACTGTCCCAGGGACTGACCGCCTGGCAGACCGACGCGGAATTCAACCGTGCGCTCGCCGACTCCATTCAGGCCATCTATAACGCGTCCATTACCTGA